CCGCGCTTCCGCACTCGTTTCCCGTTTTTTATTCCCTATTCCTTCCGAACAGGGTTGCAAAGGTAAGAAGCTTTTTTCTCTCCGCAAGAGAAATTTGAAAATTATTTTTTCAACCTCTTCTTGCTTCCTGTTTCAACTCATCATACTCCACTGAAACTCTCTTAATCCCCCTCTTTTTAATCCCCTTCTTTCCGCCGTTCGCGTCGTTTGGGAGTGCAAATATCCGAGGTTTTTTCTCCAGAACAACACCCAAACCAGAAAAAATTACCCATTTCCCGTAACTACCTGAATATGATAAGAAAAAAAATTAGCCAAATAAAAAAGCCCTATGAAGGATATTCATAGGGCTAGAAATTATTTAAATTCTGATTATTAAAGTTTTTTCAAAACAATATTTCGCCAATAGACCTTAATACCTCCACCATCATGAATCTGAAGTAGGACTCCGCCTTTTCCTTGGCCTATTTTTTCATCGGAGAAGTTAACCATTTCCACTCCATTGACATAGGAGGTGACATTATCTCCTTCTACCACAATCTTCATTTTATTCCAATCTCCAAACTTCAAGGCTTTATCTTTTTCTGGATCGGGCTTAATCAACCAGCCTCTTCCATAGGATTCATAAATACCACCAGTATCACTTCCCGGAGGAGCTACTTCAACCTGCCATCCAGAAACTTTTGTTCCATCTACAGTGGAACGAATGAAAACACCGCTGTTTCCATTGGCCTCTTGCTTAAATTCTAGCTCAATTTCAAAATCTTGGTAATTCTCCTCAGTACCTAAATAACCATATCCTTTATCAGGGCCGCTTTCGGAAACCAACAATCCATCTTCGACATACCACTTTTCAGTACCATAAATTATCCAACCTGAAAGGTCCTTGCCGTTAAATAATTTTTCTTTTTTCTGAGCAAAAGAAACTTGTGCGATCACCATTAGTACAGCGATCAATGCTATTTTTTTCATAGGGGTCTAATTTTAATATTTTTAAACCAAACAGGATCACCATGATCTTGCAGGGCAATTAATCCTTTTCGAGCAATTTTGTAATCAGGGAAATCATTCCATTTTCCAGAATTCCTTTTAGCAGTCCAATCTTCAGAGTAGGGTATAAACTCTACCGTTTTCTTACCATTCAGCCAATAGCTTGCTCCTTCTAGTGAAAATATAATTTTGGAAGTATTCCATTCGCCAGCTTCCTTAACCACGCCTTCGAAATCAGGCTCATACATGGCATAATCTGCACCTAAGGATTGCCATTTTTCTAAAGGCTGAGCAAAACCCAATTGATCAATTACTTGGTATTCTGGTCCTGTATAATAAGGAGCTTTGTATTCTGGACCTTCTACCACATGATAAAAGACCCCGGAATTTCCTCCTGGAGAAATTTTCCAAGTAAACTCCATTTCAAATTCCTCGAATTCCATCGGACCAAAAACGATATCCCCTCCAAAGTCTTCACCCCCTGTCGCACCAAGACCTTTCATGGCTCCATCTTCAATAATCCAATTGGAGGGAGTAGTATCACCATTGAAAGCCCTCCATCCATCCATGGAAGTACCATCAAATAAAAGCATCCATCCGGCCGCCTTTTCCTCTTCAGTCAAAGAATTATCGATGATTACTGCTTCCACCACCTCCTCAGTGGAATTTTCAGTTTCTTTTGGGCTACAGGAAAATCCAATTCCTAGTACAATGGCCCAAATCAGATAGTTTTTTTTCATTATTCTAATTAAATCAATTTCATAGTTACGGGATCCCATTTGATAAACTTATCTTGGAAATAGCTGTCATTACACAATAGCGCCGGAGCTGCGGCACGGAATCCGAAAATTGGATCCTCTGCAACTGTGCCTCCTGTACGGATTGCTCTGAACCAATTTCCGAAATGATCATAATGCGCACCTTTCCAAGAACGCTCCGCCTTGTAAGACATTTCTCTTGGCGGTAGAATTTTTGCCCTTTCTTCTTCTCCAGAAGCAGCCCTCAATTTAGCTTGTTCTTGCATAAATGGATCATCGCTTTCAGCATTTGAGTTCAATTTCACCACAACTTCCTCCCACTTCACATCCATTGAACCTTTTGTTCCCACGATTCTTAAATAGGTGGTTCCTGAAGTACCGTCAACAAAATTGCATCTAAGGGAAAGATTGAATCCAGGGTGCTCAGGAGTCTCTGGATAATCAAAGCTACCTAATAAAACATCTGGAACCTCTCGTCCATCCTTCCAATATCTCAATCCTCCCAATGAAGCAATTTTACTTGGGCCTTTTGAATTGGTGATAAAATGCAAACTTGTAAAAAGGTGAACAAATAAATCTCCCGACATCCCTGTTCCATAATCAAGGTAATTTCTCCACCTGAAAAAACGTAAAGGATCCCAATCCCTTTGGGTGGTATTAGAGATGTATCGCTTCCAATCCACTGTTTTCTCATTACCATCAGTTGGAACATTGTATTGCCATGCCCCTTCTGGGGACATT
Above is a window of Algoriphagus sanaruensis DNA encoding:
- a CDS encoding Gfo/Idh/MocA family protein, encoding MKNNRRGFLKKLGMTTGAAALAPALMADAKAGQVEYLNRFEEYSADKPIRLALIGAGIMGTEDTNTALQHANVSLVAVCDLYDGRLESAKKKWGDHLFLTKDHKEILKRSDVDAVIIGTPDSWHKQISIDALNAGKHVYCEKPMVHSVKEGQEVIDAWKKSGKVMVVGSQGISSLGNEKARELLAAGAIGDIVYAEGFWARMSPEGAWQYNVPTDGNEKTVDWKRYISNTTQRDWDPLRFFRWRNYLDYGTGMSGDLFVHLFTSLHFITNSKGPSKIASLGGLRYWKDGREVPDVLLGSFDYPETPEHPGFNLSLRCNFVDGTSGTTYLRIVGTKGSMDVKWEEVVVKLNSNAESDDPFMQEQAKLRAASGEEERAKILPPREMSYKAERSWKGAHYDHFGNWFRAIRTGGTVAEDPIFGFRAAAPALLCNDSYFQDKFIKWDPVTMKLI
- a CDS encoding 3-keto-disaccharide hydrolase, which translates into the protein MKKIALIAVLMVIAQVSFAQKKEKLFNGKDLSGWIIYGTEKWYVEDGLLVSESGPDKGYGYLGTEENYQDFEIELEFKQEANGNSGVFIRSTVDGTKVSGWQVEVAPPGSDTGGIYESYGRGWLIKPDPEKDKALKFGDWNKMKIVVEGDNVTSYVNGVEMVNFSDEKIGQGKGGVLLQIHDGGGIKVYWRNIVLKKL
- a CDS encoding 3-keto-disaccharide hydrolase is translated as MKKNYLIWAIVLGIGFSCSPKETENSTEEVVEAVIIDNSLTEEEKAAGWMLLFDGTSMDGWRAFNGDTTPSNWIIEDGAMKGLGATGGEDFGGDIVFGPMEFEEFEMEFTWKISPGGNSGVFYHVVEGPEYKAPYYTGPEYQVIDQLGFAQPLEKWQSLGADYAMYEPDFEGVVKEAGEWNTSKIIFSLEGASYWLNGKKTVEFIPYSEDWTAKRNSGKWNDFPDYKIARKGLIALQDHGDPVWFKNIKIRPL